The Leptolyngbya subtilissima AS-A7 genome includes a region encoding these proteins:
- a CDS encoding DUF4350 domain-containing protein, whose protein sequence is MTRSLPLNRRRWILASLSLALLLGLILVSAPATSYSDSGSTWHQGPAGYSSWYSSLEQQGITVQRWQRPVENLIEQLGEAEESSVTLIQNRAAILETLVAVLPGFIDEPGLSALLPWMPDWIEAGHRLVVLGIKVPATAAPFSQTLTSEAGPVKVDTRRRYSQGPKLGVGLEDEFGAVVWQQALASGQVTMVATPHLAANTYTNQPGNFALLTELVTSAGGRVWVDEYLHGYRDEEAIATEVGSDDASWLNYLARTPLAIVVLQALAVTLLALLALNRRLGQRQTLPALQVDNSRAYIYALAGVLHKAGSRDFVVQTLSLAERIRLQKSLGLGNTLLPVEQLQAAWDAQTNLPATDLAAILNPPTLKGESQLRDWLKRVQSLHYPGNTTGDTSGP, encoded by the coding sequence GTGACGCGATCGCTTCCCCTCAACCGCCGCAGGTGGATTTTGGCATCGTTGAGCCTGGCGCTGCTGCTGGGGCTAATACTAGTTAGCGCTCCCGCCACCAGCTATTCAGATAGTGGCTCGACCTGGCACCAAGGCCCGGCAGGCTACAGTAGCTGGTACAGCTCCCTAGAGCAGCAGGGCATCACCGTGCAGCGCTGGCAGCGCCCGGTGGAGAATTTGATCGAACAGCTCGGGGAGGCCGAGGAGTCCTCAGTCACCCTAATTCAAAATCGGGCGGCCATCCTCGAAACCCTGGTGGCAGTGCTGCCGGGGTTTATCGACGAGCCGGGTCTATCGGCCCTGCTGCCCTGGATGCCCGACTGGATAGAAGCCGGACATCGGCTGGTAGTACTGGGCATTAAGGTGCCAGCGACGGCAGCCCCCTTCTCCCAAACTCTGACCAGCGAAGCCGGACCGGTAAAGGTTGATACTCGACGCCGCTACAGCCAAGGGCCAAAGCTGGGCGTTGGCCTTGAAGACGAGTTTGGGGCGGTGGTCTGGCAGCAGGCCTTAGCCTCGGGGCAGGTGACGATGGTGGCCACGCCCCACCTAGCCGCTAACACCTACACCAACCAGCCGGGAAATTTTGCCCTGTTGACAGAGCTGGTGACCAGCGCGGGCGGGCGGGTGTGGGTCGATGAGTACCTGCATGGTTACCGGGATGAGGAGGCGATCGCCACCGAGGTCGGTAGCGACGACGCCAGCTGGCTCAACTACCTGGCTCGCACACCTCTGGCCATTGTGGTGCTTCAAGCCCTGGCGGTAACGCTGCTGGCGCTGCTGGCCCTCAACCGCAGGCTGGGTCAGCGGCAAACCCTGCCAGCGCTACAAGTAGACAACAGCCGAGCCTACATTTACGCTTTGGCTGGGGTGCTGCACAAGGCAGGCAGCCGCGACTTTGTGGTGCAGACCCTGAGCCTGGCTGAGCGCATTCGCCTGCAAAAATCGCTGGGGCTGGGCAATACGCTGCTGCCGGTAGAGCAACTGCAAGCTGCCTGGGATGCCCAGACGAACCTACCCGCCACTGACTTGGCGGCAATTCTGAATCCCCCTACCCTTAAGGGCGAAAGTCAGCTGCGTGACTGGCTCAAGCGGGTACAATCCCTTCATTACCCCGGCAACACCACAGGAGACACCAGCGGGCCATGA
- a CDS encoding DUF4129 domain-containing protein, with amino-acid sequence MADLTHRTDSLAWQIRQGGQNVGEWFEYQFSQVDIDQPDVPNWGWLGPLAEGLFWLAIAALALWTGWLLYRAILAYLDYRQRRVKSSAIQFSTPTEAALKQAAHWWREAQRLAQQGNYAGACQALYMAGLARLNDTERVLYRASRTDGEYLDCIAADPSRPYELLIRTHERITYGEALATEETYQRCRRAYQEIAQS; translated from the coding sequence ATGGCCGACCTGACCCACCGCACCGATTCTCTTGCCTGGCAAATTCGCCAGGGAGGGCAAAACGTGGGGGAATGGTTTGAGTACCAGTTTTCTCAGGTCGATATTGACCAACCCGATGTACCTAATTGGGGCTGGCTCGGCCCACTCGCCGAGGGGCTGTTTTGGTTGGCGATCGCAGCCCTGGCACTCTGGACAGGCTGGCTGCTCTACCGTGCCATTTTGGCCTATCTCGACTATCGACAGCGGCGGGTTAAATCAAGCGCGATCCAGTTCTCTACCCCCACCGAAGCCGCTCTCAAACAGGCCGCTCACTGGTGGCGTGAGGCGCAGCGGCTGGCCCAGCAGGGCAACTACGCTGGGGCCTGCCAGGCCCTTTACATGGCGGGTTTAGCGCGGCTCAACGACACTGAGCGGGTGCTCTACCGCGCTAGCCGCACCGATGGCGAATACCTCGACTGCATCGCTGCTGACCCCAGCCGCCCCTACGAACTGTTGATTCGCACCCACGAGCGCATCACCTACGGCGAGGCCCTGGCAACGGAGGAAACCTACCAGCGCTGCCGCCGCGCCTACCAGGAGATCGCCCAGTCGTGA
- a CDS encoding class I SAM-dependent methyltransferase: protein MGINSFKPFLARQLGDPSGWFGRLLLKFLNRRNAALNDLVLETLQLQPGDRILEIGFGGGDLMHKLVATGKPSQVVGVERSPDAMRLCERHFQSLINQGTVELHQASAEALPFADQQFSQVCTVNTLYFWANAPQVLAECRRVLNPAGRLVIGYASKNYLEDQGLTQHGFTAYEVAQVEALLTTAEFTAVSTVASQADSPDSVFCTSGVAAL, encoded by the coding sequence ATGGGGATTAATTCCTTCAAGCCGTTCTTGGCCCGGCAATTGGGCGATCCTTCGGGGTGGTTTGGACGGCTCTTGCTGAAGTTTCTCAACCGTCGCAATGCTGCTCTCAACGATTTAGTTCTAGAGACTTTACAGCTTCAGCCGGGCGATCGCATTCTCGAAATCGGATTCGGCGGTGGTGACCTGATGCACAAACTGGTGGCGACAGGCAAACCGTCTCAGGTGGTGGGGGTAGAGCGATCGCCCGACGCTATGCGGCTCTGTGAGCGGCACTTTCAAAGTCTAATTAACCAAGGCACGGTCGAACTTCACCAGGCCAGTGCCGAGGCATTACCCTTTGCCGATCAGCAGTTCAGCCAGGTTTGCACTGTCAACACCCTATATTTTTGGGCCAACGCGCCCCAGGTACTGGCCGAGTGTCGGCGCGTGCTCAATCCCGCCGGACGCTTAGTGATTGGCTATGCGTCAAAGAACTACTTAGAAGACCAGGGGTTAACCCAACACGGATTTACCGCCTATGAGGTCGCCCAGGTCGAAGCCCTACTGACAACAGCAGAGTTCACCGCCGTCAGCACAGTGGCAAGTCAGGCCGATTCACCCGACAGCGTGTTTTGCACTAGCGGGGTAGCTGCGCTCTAA
- a CDS encoding cytochrome P450, with protein sequence MQNSELFHNPFAWYAEMRHDRPVFYDPAHQSWMVFRYDDVKRVFSDWKTFSSKIPQLPEQTDLTESLNFTDPPKHRTLRSLVAQVFTARRVESLAPRIKQITHELLDGVQHQGEMDFMHDLAIPLPVIVIAEILGVPVSDRGDFKRWSDGIVVYDRAALTAMADYFRHLLAERRKNPSQDLISDLIAAHEAGETLSAQELVDFCIVLLVGGNETTTNLLGNAMLCFNDYPEAFTQLKQDPQLLPLAIEEVLRYRSPVQAMARFTQVETQLQGQTIPAGEMVTVWMGAANRDEAQFEHADAFVIDRDPNPHLAFGNGIHFCLGAPLARLEAKIVLSAVLERLPNLRIVPSRELEFIPSVEVHGVKSLPVLF encoded by the coding sequence GTGCAAAATTCTGAACTTTTTCACAATCCGTTTGCGTGGTATGCCGAAATGCGCCACGACAGGCCGGTCTTTTACGACCCAGCGCACCAAAGCTGGATGGTGTTTCGCTACGACGATGTCAAGCGAGTCTTTTCTGACTGGAAAACGTTCTCATCTAAAATTCCCCAGCTACCCGAGCAAACCGATTTGACTGAAAGCCTAAATTTCACCGACCCACCGAAGCATAGAACGCTGCGATCGCTCGTAGCTCAGGTTTTCACCGCCCGACGGGTAGAGTCCCTAGCTCCTCGGATCAAGCAAATTACTCATGAGTTACTTGACGGGGTTCAGCATCAAGGTGAGATGGATTTTATGCACGATTTAGCGATTCCGCTGCCGGTGATTGTGATTGCTGAAATTTTGGGTGTACCAGTGAGCGATCGCGGCGATTTCAAACGCTGGTCAGACGGCATTGTGGTCTACGACAGGGCCGCATTAACGGCCATGGCTGACTACTTTCGGCACCTGCTAGCCGAGCGCCGCAAGAATCCCAGTCAAGACCTGATTAGCGATTTAATTGCGGCCCACGAAGCAGGCGAGACCCTCTCAGCCCAAGAACTCGTAGATTTTTGCATCGTGCTGCTTGTGGGCGGCAACGAGACCACCACCAATCTCTTGGGAAACGCCATGCTCTGCTTTAACGACTATCCAGAGGCTTTCACACAGCTCAAACAAGATCCTCAACTGCTACCGCTGGCAATTGAAGAAGTCTTGCGCTATCGATCGCCAGTACAGGCTATGGCACGGTTTACTCAAGTCGAAACTCAGCTCCAAGGGCAGACTATTCCAGCCGGAGAAATGGTCACCGTTTGGATGGGTGCGGCCAATCGCGACGAGGCTCAGTTTGAGCACGCCGACGCGTTTGTAATCGATCGCGATCCTAATCCTCACCTGGCTTTTGGCAATGGCATTCATTTTTGTTTGGGTGCGCCGCTGGCTAGGTTGGAGGCCAAAATTGTTTTAAGCGCCGTGCTAGAACGGCTGCCCAATCTTCGCATTGTGCCTAGCAGAGAACTGGAGTTTATTCCCTCTGTCGAAGTCCATGGCGTTAAATCTTTGCCGGTGTTGTTTTAA
- a CDS encoding small multi-drug export protein, which translates to MSIAEYITKALTTWSVGFFPYAEVYAAVAAGMALGLDAVSAVFWGVLGNFLPIPLMLWGYDRLMQIPQPRAWLLRLEKRGGQRVRQAFKRYGVWFLIPMTPLLGSWTVAIVGPLTGISPRQLLVFSLIGITLYGAATAVAITTGISWFSAS; encoded by the coding sequence ATGTCAATAGCAGAGTACATCACTAAAGCGCTGACGACCTGGTCAGTGGGGTTCTTTCCCTACGCCGAGGTTTATGCGGCCGTTGCGGCGGGCATGGCTCTGGGGTTAGACGCGGTTTCAGCAGTATTTTGGGGAGTGCTAGGCAATTTTTTGCCTATTCCACTGATGCTGTGGGGCTACGATCGCCTCATGCAGATTCCTCAACCGCGCGCTTGGCTACTGCGCCTTGAGAAACGCGGTGGGCAGCGCGTTAGACAGGCTTTTAAGCGCTACGGTGTCTGGTTTCTCATTCCCATGACTCCGCTTTTAGGAAGTTGGACAGTAGCCATTGTTGGTCCGCTTACAGGCATCTCACCCCGGCAACTTTTAGTCTTTTCACTCATTGGCATCACGCTGTATGGCGCTGCAACAGCCGTTGCCATAACTACCGGCATCAGCTGGTTTTCTGCCTCTTAG
- a CDS encoding DUF5367 family protein, whose product MNTRDRLSLVLVGFGIWAAATMAYRQVGSIFFERSVMEYWLNVASTGALYTLVFVGLMRWRRIETKDWLQGAICLVLPGMLGEIPILAGFADLMSNMQPETAGRYAAFLFSGYSILLGFAWFKAVREVRLLTSERLH is encoded by the coding sequence ATGAACACAAGAGATCGTTTGAGCCTCGTGTTGGTTGGATTTGGCATTTGGGCAGCGGCCACCATGGCCTATCGGCAGGTGGGCTCGATTTTCTTTGAGCGATCGGTGATGGAATATTGGCTTAACGTTGCTAGCACTGGCGCACTGTATACGCTGGTCTTTGTCGGGCTGATGCGATGGCGGCGCATTGAAACCAAAGACTGGTTACAGGGCGCAATCTGCCTCGTGCTGCCCGGCATGCTAGGGGAAATTCCCATCTTGGCTGGCTTTGCCGATCTGATGAGCAACATGCAGCCCGAAACTGCTGGACGCTACGCGGCATTCCTATTTTCTGGGTACTCGATCTTGCTGGGCTTTGCCTGGTTCAAGGCAGTTAGGGAGGTACGATTGCTTACCTCTGAACGGCTGCACTAA
- a CDS encoding TetR/AcrR family transcriptional regulator: MSRPTEPQKKAELLEKCLEVAIETGALDASINAIAKRIGTSGRMLVYHFGSKQELERQVIARLEVRLRAQLQSLQSTAVADADTVAESLLAMWQQFTTPEMQGWLKLTMDLNLRAMQGDAETQQFLERETQQWIESLTALTGDEAVARSLFHLFQGATLDFLTTGNAQRGEQSIKAFLEGMRFSFEEAAPTPSKAGL; this comes from the coding sequence ATGAGTCGACCGACTGAACCTCAAAAGAAAGCTGAGTTGCTCGAAAAGTGCCTGGAGGTGGCCATTGAGACGGGTGCGCTAGACGCTAGCATTAACGCGATCGCCAAACGCATCGGCACCAGCGGGCGCATGCTGGTCTACCACTTTGGCTCGAAGCAAGAGCTAGAGCGCCAGGTAATCGCCCGGCTAGAGGTGCGTCTGCGCGCCCAGCTACAGTCGCTGCAAAGCACAGCTGTCGCAGATGCCGATACCGTTGCCGAGTCTCTGCTGGCGATGTGGCAGCAATTTACCACCCCAGAGATGCAGGGCTGGCTGAAGCTGACGATGGATCTCAACCTGCGGGCCATGCAGGGAGATGCCGAAACTCAACAGTTTCTAGAGCGCGAAACCCAGCAGTGGATTGAGTCACTGACGGCGCTGACGGGGGATGAAGCGGTGGCGCGATCGCTATTTCACCTATTTCAAGGGGCCACCCTCGACTTTTTGACTACCGGCAACGCCCAGCGCGGCGAGCAGAGCATAAAGGCATTTTTGGAAGGCATGCGATTCTCCTTTGAAGAGGCTGCGCCAACGCCCTCCAAGGCCGGTCTTTGA
- a CDS encoding trimeric intracellular cation channel family protein: MEYVLAQAGVAVFAISGVLSAARQRLDIFSIVVVGLLTAIGGGTLRDVILDVPVFWLEDLTAFWVAMGASFATFLGIRFILKLPLRLLSYLDAMGVALFAVQAIDKTLAFGHSAAVAVVMGLITSIAGGIIRDVVTHRPTLLLSRELYATPIVLGGMLYVALLHLMPSPFCRLIAMGVIFGIRAIAIRWQLFLPLRLTLKIDLDQEQG; the protein is encoded by the coding sequence ATGGAATATGTTCTAGCCCAGGCGGGGGTGGCGGTGTTTGCCATCTCTGGGGTGCTGTCGGCGGCCCGGCAGCGTCTCGATATCTTCAGCATTGTGGTGGTGGGGCTGCTGACAGCGATCGGCGGCGGCACCCTGCGGGACGTGATTCTCGATGTGCCGGTGTTTTGGCTAGAGGATTTGACGGCTTTTTGGGTGGCTATGGGCGCGTCGTTTGCCACATTTCTAGGCATTCGCTTCATTCTTAAACTACCGCTGCGCCTGCTGTCGTATTTAGATGCCATGGGCGTGGCTTTGTTTGCGGTGCAGGCGATCGACAAAACCCTAGCTTTTGGGCATTCGGCGGCGGTGGCGGTGGTGATGGGCCTGATTACCAGCATTGCCGGGGGCATTATTCGCGATGTGGTGACCCATCGGCCGACGCTGCTGCTGTCGCGGGAGCTGTATGCGACGCCGATTGTGCTGGGCGGTATGCTTTATGTGGCGCTGCTGCACCTGATGCCCTCTCCTTTCTGTCGATTGATCGCGATGGGGGTAATTTTTGGCATCCGTGCGATCGCCATTCGTTGGCAGCTGTTTTTGCCCCTACGGCTCACCCTCAAAATCGACTTAGACCAGGAGCAGGGTTAG
- the recA gene encoding recombinase RecA — protein MASKNNAGSEKQKALTMVLSQIERNFGKGAIMRLGEASRMTVETIPTGALTLDLALGGGLPKGRVIEIYGPESSGKTTVALHALAEVQKNGGVAAFVDAEHALDPVYARALGVNIDELLISQPDTGEMGLEIVDQLVRSAAVDVVVVDSVAALVPRAEIEGEMGDAHVGLQARLMSQALRKITGSIGKSQCTVIFLNQLRQKIGISYGNPEVTTGGNALKFYASVRLDIRRIQTLKKGTEEYGIRAKVKVAKNKVAPPFRIAEFDILFGQGISTMGCLVDLAEQTGVIVRKGAWYSYGGDNVGQGRDNTVQRLIEDADFAAKVEAEVREKLAINGAPVTVEEPEDDAEAPDDAAEALLEDE, from the coding sequence ATGGCATCTAAAAACAACGCAGGCTCCGAAAAGCAAAAGGCCCTGACCATGGTGCTCAGCCAGATTGAGCGCAACTTTGGCAAAGGGGCAATCATGCGCCTGGGAGAAGCCAGCCGCATGACGGTCGAAACCATCCCGACGGGAGCGCTAACGCTGGATTTGGCTCTGGGGGGCGGCCTGCCCAAGGGCCGAGTGATTGAAATCTATGGCCCAGAAAGCTCCGGTAAAACCACCGTCGCTCTCCATGCTCTGGCAGAGGTGCAAAAAAACGGCGGCGTAGCGGCCTTTGTAGACGCTGAGCATGCCCTCGACCCCGTCTATGCCAGAGCTCTAGGGGTCAACATCGACGAGCTCTTGATCTCTCAGCCCGACACGGGCGAAATGGGTTTGGAGATAGTCGATCAGCTGGTGCGCTCTGCCGCCGTCGATGTGGTGGTGGTTGACTCGGTAGCCGCCCTGGTGCCCCGCGCCGAAATTGAAGGTGAAATGGGCGATGCCCACGTGGGCTTGCAGGCCCGCCTGATGAGCCAGGCGCTGCGCAAAATTACCGGCAGCATTGGCAAGTCGCAGTGCACTGTGATCTTCTTGAACCAGCTGCGGCAAAAAATCGGCATCTCCTACGGCAACCCAGAGGTTACTACGGGCGGTAACGCGCTCAAATTTTATGCCTCAGTGCGCCTCGACATTCGCCGCATTCAGACCCTCAAAAAGGGCACCGAAGAGTACGGCATTCGTGCCAAGGTCAAGGTGGCTAAGAATAAGGTGGCACCACCCTTCCGCATTGCCGAGTTTGACATTCTCTTTGGCCAGGGGATTTCGACCATGGGCTGCCTGGTTGATTTGGCTGAGCAAACCGGCGTGATTGTCCGTAAGGGGGCCTGGTATAGCTACGGTGGCGACAACGTTGGCCAGGGCCGCGACAACACAGTGCAGCGCCTGATCGAAGACGCCGACTTTGCCGCCAAGGTGGAGGCCGAGGTGCGCGAAAAGCTGGCCATTAACGGTGCCCCTGTCACGGTCGAAGAGCCCGAGGACGATGCCGAAGCCCCTGATGACGCTGCTGAAGCCCTACTTGAGGATGAATAA
- a CDS encoding tryptophan-rich sensory protein, whose protein sequence is MDAPSNRANSGTGLAIATAIAIAAAVVFNTLFNRFPPGGQNVGQIANTVLEGVLITPANYAFAIWGIIYLGLFAYAIYQFHPERRREPQLQQVNKLLIVACVVQTIWIVLFSLQQFGWSILAMLGILIPLIGIYLTLNIGLDGQRPALGHRVSRRRRWMAHIPFSLYLGWIAVATIVNVASALYASSWSGWGISSVTWTVAMIVLAAIVAEVVIYQRGDIAFTLVFVWALVAIAVRQSDIPAIRWMALIAAGVLVLWLTSVKQGWPKRSQE, encoded by the coding sequence ATGGATGCTCCCTCCAATCGCGCTAACTCGGGCACGGGCCTGGCTATTGCCACTGCGATCGCGATCGCAGCTGCGGTGGTGTTTAACACCCTCTTCAACCGCTTCCCGCCTGGGGGGCAAAACGTGGGTCAAATCGCCAACACGGTTTTGGAGGGGGTGCTAATTACTCCCGCCAACTACGCTTTTGCCATCTGGGGAATTATTTACCTGGGCCTGTTTGCCTACGCGATCTATCAGTTTCACCCTGAGCGGCGGCGGGAGCCTCAGCTCCAGCAGGTCAATAAGCTGCTAATTGTGGCCTGCGTGGTTCAGACGATCTGGATTGTGCTGTTTTCTCTCCAGCAGTTTGGCTGGTCCATTCTGGCCATGCTGGGCATTTTGATTCCCCTGATTGGCATTTATCTGACGTTGAATATTGGTCTAGATGGTCAACGACCAGCGTTGGGCCATCGTGTTTCTCGCCGCCGCCGCTGGATGGCGCACATTCCCTTTAGTCTCTACCTAGGTTGGATTGCGGTGGCCACCATCGTCAACGTGGCCTCGGCCCTCTACGCTTCAAGCTGGAGCGGTTGGGGCATTTCGTCGGTGACCTGGACGGTGGCCATGATTGTGCTGGCCGCCATTGTGGCTGAAGTGGTGATCTATCAGCGCGGCGACATTGCCTTTACTCTAGTGTTTGTCTGGGCGTTGGTAGCGATCGCCGTGCGCCAGAGCGATATTCCCGCCATTCGCTGGATGGCGCTGATCGCGGCGGGGGTACTGGTGCTTTGGCTGACTTCAGTAAAACAGGGCTGGCCGAAGCGATCGCAGGAGTAG
- a CDS encoding CPBP family intramembrane glutamic endopeptidase, producing MTPESDSMQPWLSLKRLFLIIVTALVGLVVVQSLLSSWNEPQVASQLQLYQTDLLLEGSAWKGEGLPEDQWPVIREGLLGKDPVDNAKKQYEEVREGAVEGMDRWQSQTAPADSLANGPNAGKPLARRLQSALTQQQALIHRLDLRLGLMDAYQGQPEAALERWQQVRNSDTAPAPVVRTADTLIRLWQDGDVLPEDEAWLEQALNGWFEYRALDRLYGAEGREGDRTQLQTQEQETAQAKLVKLALVGALPTFGAIVGIGLIIWLVAQRVLRGSQSVLRQNADRGWEIPWTGEIVWQVLIVGFFFVGQIFLPLVLGGLGFSSGSLSSRGRAIFSLVYYLLMAAGSLAVLWWSIRPYRPVPKEMFSLKPSRSGLLWGLGGYFVAVPLMFGVALLNQQIWQGQGGSNPLLQTVLEEQDGVALLVFFLTAATAAPLFEEFLFRGFLLPSLTRYMSVGWAIALSALIFAAAHLSLSEVLPLTLLGAILGFVYTRSRTLISPMVLHSAWNSATMLGLFILGG from the coding sequence ATGACCCCTGAATCCGACTCAATGCAGCCCTGGCTTTCGCTCAAGCGGCTTTTTCTGATAATTGTGACGGCCCTGGTGGGGCTGGTAGTGGTGCAATCGCTGCTGAGTAGCTGGAATGAACCCCAGGTGGCGAGCCAGCTCCAGCTGTATCAAACCGACCTGCTGCTAGAGGGTAGCGCCTGGAAGGGAGAGGGGTTGCCCGAAGATCAGTGGCCGGTGATCCGCGAGGGCCTGCTGGGCAAAGACCCCGTGGACAACGCTAAAAAGCAGTATGAAGAGGTGCGGGAGGGGGCCGTTGAGGGCATGGATCGCTGGCAATCGCAGACAGCCCCCGCCGATTCCCTAGCCAATGGCCCTAACGCGGGTAAGCCCCTGGCCCGACGGCTGCAAAGCGCCCTAACCCAACAGCAGGCGCTCATCCATCGCCTCGACCTGCGGCTGGGCTTGATGGATGCTTACCAGGGCCAGCCTGAGGCCGCCCTGGAGCGCTGGCAACAGGTGCGCAACAGCGACACCGCCCCTGCCCCAGTGGTGCGCACCGCTGATACCCTGATTCGCCTCTGGCAAGACGGTGACGTGCTCCCCGAGGATGAAGCCTGGCTGGAGCAGGCGCTCAACGGCTGGTTTGAGTACCGTGCCCTCGACCGGCTCTACGGGGCGGAAGGTCGAGAGGGCGATCGCACTCAGCTCCAAACCCAGGAGCAAGAGACCGCTCAGGCCAAATTGGTCAAACTGGCTTTAGTAGGCGCATTGCCGACCTTTGGGGCGATCGTGGGCATCGGGCTGATTATTTGGCTGGTGGCCCAGCGAGTGCTGCGGGGCAGCCAGTCAGTGCTGCGCCAAAATGCCGACCGTGGCTGGGAGATTCCCTGGACGGGTGAAATCGTTTGGCAGGTGCTGATCGTCGGTTTTTTCTTTGTGGGGCAAATCTTTTTGCCCCTGGTGCTGGGCGGGCTAGGCTTCAGCAGCGGTAGCCTCAGCAGCCGAGGGCGGGCAATCTTTTCGCTGGTCTACTACCTGCTGATGGCGGCGGGGTCCTTGGCGGTGCTGTGGTGGTCAATTCGCCCCTACCGGCCGGTGCCGAAGGAAATGTTTAGCCTGAAGCCGTCGCGCTCTGGGCTGCTGTGGGGTCTTGGGGGCTACTTTGTGGCCGTGCCGCTAATGTTTGGCGTGGCCCTGCTCAACCAGCAGATCTGGCAGGGGCAGGGGGGCAGCAATCCGCTGCTGCAAACGGTGCTCGAAGAGCAGGATGGCGTGGCGCTGCTGGTGTTCTTTTTGACGGCGGCGACCGCCGCGCCCCTCTTTGAAGAATTTCTGTTTCGCGGCTTTTTGCTGCCCTCCCTGACCCGCTATATGTCGGTGGGCTGGGCGATCGCCCTCAGCGCCCTGATCTTTGCCGCCGCTCACCTCAGCCTGTCGGAGGTACTGCCCCTGACTCTGCTGGGGGCGATTTTAGGGTTTGTGTATACGCGATCGCGCACCCTGATCTCACCCATGGTGCTCCACAGCGCTTGGAACAGCGCCACCATGTTGGGTTTGTTTATTCTCGGCGGGTAG
- a CDS encoding ribbon-helix-helix domain-containing protein, translated as MGTSSNKRRVSVTIDAGLLEAIDQVSNNRSAVIEEALRFWHVQKINEKLKQYYQTQSQSDLDHEGQWADFAYHQLDETLDHEGL; from the coding sequence ATGGGTACCTCATCAAACAAGCGTCGAGTTTCAGTCACCATTGATGCCGGCTTGTTGGAAGCGATCGATCAAGTTTCTAACAATCGCTCAGCGGTGATCGAAGAAGCCTTGCGATTCTGGCATGTTCAAAAAATCAACGAGAAATTGAAGCAGTATTATCAAACCCAAAGCCAATCTGACCTAGACCACGAAGGGCAGTGGGCCGATTTTGCTTACCACCAGCTTGATGAAACTCTAGATCATGAAGGGCTTTAG
- a CDS encoding type II toxin-antitoxin system PemK/MazF family toxin, translated as MAEPYPLQGQIYLIKAIRSLGDTKKRPAVVVSINVRNELSQAVLVVPFTSDTRSGETPTRILLTAGEGGLETDSLATCDHVLAVRKAYLEQGPYGSINPLALRRIQQGIQIAIGIYPVGAIMAP; from the coding sequence ATGGCTGAGCCCTACCCCTTGCAAGGTCAAATTTATCTGATTAAAGCAATCCGTAGCCTAGGCGATACAAAAAAGCGGCCAGCGGTGGTGGTCTCAATCAATGTGCGCAACGAGCTGAGTCAAGCCGTGTTGGTAGTACCCTTCACTAGCGATACTCGCAGCGGCGAAACACCCACCCGCATCTTGCTCACAGCCGGTGAAGGAGGGTTAGAAACAGACTCTCTGGCCACCTGCGACCATGTGCTTGCCGTCCGCAAAGCCTATTTAGAGCAAGGCCCCTACGGCAGCATCAACCCCCTGGCGCTGCGGCGTATTCAGCAGGGAATTCAAATTGCCATTGGCATCTATCCTGTCGGCGCTATCATGGCCCCATGA